A single region of the Palaemon carinicauda isolate YSFRI2023 chromosome 17, ASM3689809v2, whole genome shotgun sequence genome encodes:
- the LOC137656377 gene encoding putative surface protein MW2416: MSQPTQETVEFMSQPTPETFEFMSQPTQETVEFMGQPTPETFEFMGQPTPETVEFMGQPTPETVEFMGQPTPETVEFISQPTPETVEFMGQPTPETVEFMGQPTPETVEFMSQPTPETVEFMGQPTPETVEFMSQPTPETVEFMGQPTPETVEFMSQPTPETVEFMGQPTPETVEFMSQPTPETVEFMGQPTPETVEFMGQPTPETVEFISQPTPETVEFMGQPTPETVEFMGQPTPETVEFISQPTPETVEFMSQPTPETVEFMGQPTPETVEFISQPTPETVEFMSQPTPETVEFMGQPTPETVEFMSQPTPETVEFMSQPTPETVEFMSQPTPETVEFMSQPTPETVEFMSQPTPETVEFMSQPTPETVEFMSQPTPETVEFMSQPTPETVEFMSQPTPETVEFISQPTFSPLRITLQL, encoded by the coding sequence ATGAGTCAACCGACTCAAGAGACAGTCGAATTCATGAGTCAACCGACTCCAGAGACATTTGAATTCATGAGTCAACCGACTCAAGAGACAGTCGAATTCATGGGTCAACCGACTCCAGAGACATTTGAATTCATGGGTCAACCGACTCCAGAGACAGTCGAATTCATGGGTCAACCAACTCCAGAGACAGTCGAATTCATGGGTCAACCGACTCCAGAGACAGTCGAATTCATTAGTCAACCGACTCCAGAGACAGTCGAATTCATGGGTCAACCGACTCCAGAGACAGTCGAATTCATGGGTCAACCGACTCCAGAGACAGTCGAATTCATGAGTCAACCGACTCCAGAGACAGTCGAATTCATGGGTCAACCGACTCCAGAGACAGTCGAATTCATGAGTCAACCGACTCCAGAGACAGTCGAATTCATGGGTCAACCGACTCCAGAGACAGTCGAATTCATGAGTCAACCGACTCCAGAGACAGTCGAATTCATGGGTCAACCGACTCCAGAGACAGTCGAATTCATGAGTCAACCGACTCCAGAGACAGTCGAATTCATGGGTCAACCGACTCCAGAGACAGTCGAATTCATGGGTCAACCGACTCCAGAGACAGTCGAATTCATTAGTCAACCGACTCCAGAGACAGTCGAATTCATGGGTCAACCGACTCCAGAGACAGTCGAATTCATGGGTCAACCGACTCCAGAAACAGTCGAATTCATTAGTCAACCGACTCCAGAGACAGTCGAATTCATGAGTCAACCGACTCCAGAGACAGTCGAATTCATGGGTCAACCGACTCCAGAAACAGTCGAATTCATTAGTCAACCGACTCCAGAGACAGTCGAATTCATGAGTCAACCGACTCCAGAGACAGTCGAATTCATGGGTCAACCGACTCCAGAGACAGTCGAATTCATGAGTCAACCGACTCCAGAGACAGTCGAATTCATGAGTCAACCGACTCCAGAGACAGTCGAATTCATGAGTCAACCGACTCCAGAGACAGTCGAATTCATGAGTCAACCGACTCCAGAGACAGTCGAATTCATGAGTCAACCGACTCCAGAGACAGTCGAATTCATGAGTCAACCGACTCCAGAGACAGTCGAATTCATGAGTCAACCGACTCCAGAGACAGTCGAATTCATGAGTCAACCGACTCCAGAGACAGTCGAATTCATGAGTCAACCGACTCCAGAAACAGTCGAATTCATTAGTCAACCGACATTCAGCCCATTGCGTATTACTTTACAGTTGTAG